The Meriones unguiculatus strain TT.TT164.6M chromosome 6, Bangor_MerUng_6.1, whole genome shotgun sequence genomic interval GTAACTGTCTTTCAATAAGAATAATCtcaacctgatagactagggtcagacggaaggggaggaggacctctcctatcattggactcggggaggggcacaggaggagaaaaggtagggagggtgggattgggatgggatgggggaggggcctacagctgggatacaaagtgaataaactgtaattaataaaaataaaattaaaattaaaaaaaaagaatagcctcAAATTCCTGAGTAGGAATTGCTTAAGCTTGACCTAAATGGTTTGACACAAACCATTTAGGTCAAGCTTAAACAATTGGGCATGTATTCACTGCAAAAGTAACTGGCTAAGTCTACAAATTGCTAAGCTATATCAGCCATGGGAACCCTCAAAAAATACCTGAGAGCTTTTCAATTCCTAACTGTTACAAAGTATCACCAATTCCCAGTACCCGGAAGAACACACACATCATCAATTAGCACAAACACATTTATTTACTAACCAAAGGAATGCTCCTAGGTAAACACTTTGACATGGGCTTCATGTAAAGTGTTTGTCAGAAAGAGAATTGAACACagtcatgaaaaataaaaccaaagaaaagaagctGTATTTATGACCTGCTCATGGAACTGAGCTTATTCACTCTCGAAGCTAACTCCTGTCCAGGGTGGTGGTGAAATCCTTACTCCACTTTTTCATAGACCCGAGTACAGGTGACATTGTTCATGACACAGTCCTAGAAGAAGAAAGTTACAGAGTCAGGCTGGCCCATACATTCCAGAGCCCGGAAGGTGATAACAGGTTATGGACAGAATCCTGCAAAATCTTCTAACAGACCCTGCTGATggagaaaacacattttaggaTTTCTGGACTTGGGAAGAACTGGGAGCCGCTGTTTTGTTTATATGAACATTTGCTATCCTGAAGGCTAACGCACTGAATATGACCTCTGAAATTACTCTTGTGGTTTGAGTAGATATcccttattttaaataaatggggaaaaaataTATGTACAAGAGGGCTGCTTGGTAGCCTGCCAAGCTCTGACAGCTCAGGAAGAAATGGCTCTGGCTACATCCTGGGAATCACGCCCCTTCCCTGCGCCCACGAGGGCTGCCTCAGTACCAAGTATGCTCATTTTTATCTTGTGATTCGGAATATTTTCTTCCTAAATCTGCTTCTCTTGTTAAAAAGCCAACGACAAGGAACAGTTGTGGCGGCAGTGACTTCAAGCCCAAATCCCAGCATGACAGCAGCAGTTTGGCACTTACCACCACCAACTTCCCATCCTTCAGTTTCCTTGTTATTGTGCTCTCCTTGCCGTCCCACTGCTGGTGCTGGACCAGGGCGCCGTCTTTGAAGGTGCAGACCGTCTGCAAAAATACGGGGCACTTCATAACCCTCCAAGTGCAGGGGTTCCCGTGCCCCCAGCCCAACATGTGTTCGCCTTTTCCTTTGTGGGCCTACTTCATCTGCCATGCTGATTTCATTCCCAATATAACTATGTGCTTTCCAATCTAGAAAAGATGTCTTCCTGGGACTTTTACTAATTTACCAAAATGCGActtgataaaataatttttacactAAGTTGTCGGCAGGAAGTAAAGACCTTACTAAGGTGGCCTGAGCTGTCATCCTAGAAGCCTCTGTCGCTTCACACTAGGTCACAGCTGACCTGAGTTTTTCTCCCGTCGGCTGTCGTTTCATCAAACTTCTCCCCCAGGGCACAAGAAAACTGTGTGGTCTTCAAAGTGCTCTCGGTTTTGATGGTGATATTGTTGCCGTCACAAGTGATGATGCAGTCTGGCTTGGCCATGGCGCCCATTTTCCTGAGGGCCAGCCCTACGCCTGTGGAACAGAAGTAACATAGGGATCAGTTAGAATTTACAGAACACCAGCAATGACTCATTCGGGATCGCTGCACCTGCCTGGCCTAGCCTCACTTACTCACTGCCAGGCACCCAGCTAGCAGGTTGCACATGCCACGCAGGTCAGTCTCACGGTCATCCTGGGCTTGGGGTGGGCGGGGTGCACTCTACTGCAGAGGACAGCCTGGCAGGCATCTTTAGCCAGAAGTGATAGGCGGAGGTAAATAGCGCTGACAACATGACTCTGAATCTCAGCTTTCAGCCACTGAGCTGTTCGTCCTCAGAAACTCAGGCAAGACTTTACTCCTCAGCTGCAACTAACGAAGCTGACATAGGCCCAGTCTcggtggcacatacttgtaactccagcattCAGGACATGGTGGTGGGAGGGAATCAAGGTCAGCGTAAGCTGCATAGAGACCTTGCTCCCCAAACACACGTTTAAATTGAAAAGCAGTTGGCAGGTGGTGAAATCGAGTATTCGAAGTGACAAACTTAGCTCCTAGCCCAGTCAGTCCTCCTGTACCTCAGATGGCATCAACCACTGTATTCTCCAGCCAGCAGGACACAGTAGGCCCCTAAAAAACAGTTGATAgactacacagaaagaaaatcagTCCCGAGGGACTCAAATAGCACAGTATTTTAGGGGAGTAACACAGCTcttaataagtgtgtgtgttgaggggggGAGGTTTCATCCTAGGAAAGAGGAAACATTCAAAGCTGTGCAACAATGTAACATTTTCCACTTTCCGTGGTAAGGATCTTTCTGTGTATTAGGAACCTGACTGTACTATCTGGAAACACTGCACTCTTTTCGTATttggttgatttttattttgtgtagttTGTTTATTTACACTAGCTACACAGGTAGGAAATGCTACATTGCTGAGTTGTGCATTAGTTTATAATCTATGTACTTGTTCTTGGTGACGACATTTGTAAGGGAACCTAGGATAGTTTCACAAGAAAGGAGACTCTGACCCGAGCAGAAGGACTCATCATGATGCTCAGCCGGTTTCCCCGTCCCCGTGGAGCCTTCTGCTGTGACCCCTCCCACCTTGCCCAAACTCTATGGGTCAGGCCTGGTAACCCTCCTAACTCCAGAATCCAGAGAACTAGCCACTCAAGCGTAAGCACCCAGCTGGTTTCCATCAGTGCTCTCTGCTGGTCCTCACACCTGCGCGccttcacacacaccacacgtgcacacacatacacaccaagtCTTATCCCCCGCGGCTAGGGTGAGGCCAGCAAACAGCACTTTCAGGACTCATCCTGATTGAGTCTTCCAGTGCGTAAAAGGGAAGAGTCAAACCCTTAATGCGTTCACATTCTGACAATATGATAAACACAGGCATGATTCACCAGGAGCCAGACTTAATCCCACAGTGTGGGATTAAGAGAATGAAGGCTGGTTCTGAATGCCCAGGGAAGTGTCAACAATGTCACTGCTGCCTAGTCCCGgcagtacctttccagagaatcccCGATTAGCTAACTCCATCCCTCCCTTGCATCTGTAACAAAGGTTCGTTTTGTTGTCTGCCAACATATCCTAATCTTAAGAGTAGGCAAGGGGGGCAACAGAAAATGGAGCACTATTTCCAGTGAGAGTGAACTTGAACCTTGCTCACTCACTGGTTAGGCTTTAAGCAGCAAGCGCCTGCGGCAAGGCCACACCCATCTCGTAGAAGTTAAGCGACCACAGGCTAGCAGTTTCTGATTACCGGTTTCCAGCTAAGCCCACATCTCCTTGCTCCTCACCCTCCCGACTCAAGGGACAGAATAGAACAGTCTAAGGGCTATAACCACACACAGTGGGCATCTCTGCTCTTCGCCCAGAGGCCACCAGCTCCCCACTGCTGTATCCGCAATGAGTACAGCCAAGCAGCCCTTCCAGCGCTGGCCAGCGGCGAGGAGAGAGAGATGCTGAGGAGAAAGGGATCTAAGCAGCATCCTTTCTCACAGCCTCTAAAGGGCTTCTGTAGAAACCACGCCCTACCATGCGGTGTCCCCacggggatgggggaaggggacTCCAGCCATCGAGGAACAAAAGATGCGGCGAGGTGGGAAAGGGGGGCCGTTAGTTCATAAGTCGATGCACTAGCCCACTTCTAGATTGCTTAGCCACCTGTGATGTCACTGGTCGTCACTGCCAGGGGCTCGGGAAATAGGGACCCCTGCCTCTTActgtcccctctcctctcttgctctctcccctttctctgtcggggcgccccctccctctctcctcccctctcctatAAGATCTACGGCATCATTTTTACACAGACACTAACGGGACTGGGTGCCGCCACTATGGCGGAGGATGGTGGGGGAGAACGGTGGCACCAGGTGAGGATAAGAAGATGAGTGAGGATCACAATaaggggaaactgagggaggGCGCTGTACGCTGCTGGTGCACAGCGGTACGGCTGGCACGTGTCCCCGCAGGACCGGAAGCTCTGAGGGGCTGCCTCGTGGGCAAGAAGCAGAAAAGGAGTGGGGTGGCCCACCAAGTCCGGAGCCGGAGGCGAAGGCGCCCACTCCATCCTAATGGCCGCAGGGCGCTCCGCTCGGCTCCCCAGGCCGCGTGGTGGAAGGGAAGCAACACATCCCCACGCGGGATGCCAGCATGCGGATGAGGCCCCCGGGTTTCGGCAGTACGTTCTCACCTAGCTCCTTCATGTATTCCTCAAAGCCTTGGCTCTCCGACAGGCGCCACTTCCCCTCGAGGTCCTTAAGGCTGGCCAtggcgggcgggcgggcgagcACGAGAGCAGCGCGGAGACGCGGTGGCGGGGGCGCGCTGCGGCTCCCGGCGCCACCGCGGCTTATATCGCCACGGTGTGGGGAGGTGCCGGACAGCCAATAGGAGGAGCGCTTCGCCTGGACCCCGCCCCTCGCCACGCCCGGCTCCGTGCGCCGCGGGCTGCGCCGGGGGTCCGAGGGTGCCACCCTGGCTGCGCCCGACTGGGAGGGCCACACGTCTCCCGCGGCTCCAGCGAGCCGCGACTCGCCTGGCGCGCCctttgcccccccacccccaccccgggacAGCTCCGGCGCAGTCTCCCGCGCCCGGGGACCCCTCCGGGACAGCCTGGACCCCGCCGGTCTGCGCGGCTGTGGTCCCACAGCCCTGCCGCCCCCGGTTTGCTTTTGCTCGGTACCAGCGAGGGACTAATTAGCCATCGCCTGGCGCTATGGGAATTGATTAATGAGAATGGCCGATTAATGGGTTAATTGATAAACTGCAATCGCTTTAACCTCCATAAACCTACATCCTACTCCCTGGTGAAAGAACCTGCTGACCCCACCCTCCTGCCTCCTGGGGCCTCACCAGGGCCTCTCCTTGAGTTATCTGCCTGAGCTGTCCCGATTAGCACGGCTCTGGAAATTCTCCACTAAGCTAGCAGGTTTCAGCTGAGGTGACTGCCATTGCCGCTGAAAAATCTTACTAGCTTCTAATTCCCCCATAAGGGGATCAAAActattccttccctccatccttcgaTGCTCTTTGGCCAGGCTGTAAGTGACTAAATTGCTTCAAATACATTGACTATAAATATCATATGTTATCGCTTTGATATGCACAGAAGCCCCACACAATACAAGGTGACTGGAGCTGACAGATGATATCCTGAGCTATAGAACCTACGAGTCTGGGGAGATCCAGGGAGACAAGGGGGGCACGTTTTATGAGATAGAGGAATTATATGGTGAATAAAGGTTATGGAGAGGCACAGGtaaacagggtctcatatagcccaggctaacctcaaacttcctatgtagccaaaAGGGACCTTGAGCTCTGAGCTTCTTCTTCAGCTCCCAAGTGGTGATGTAATAGGTGGGGCCAATACACCCTGCTGAAGCTGTCATTACACAGAGAAAGTCAAGAATGAAATATACATCGCTGGTGAAAGCCTGCCACACAGCTACTGATTCTCATTTTCAGCACCCTGAGATTCCGTGCTTTGTTATGGCTTGGGTTTGTGCTGGGTAACTTCGCCCCGCTACAGGCTAATGTCCCGAGTCTGCCTGAGAGCAGCTGAGCCATGATTTTTACTAGGTTGGGCATTTACAATAACTCCGAATGAGTTTATCCACACACAAGCCTCtcttagttgaggggcatctgtacTTCAGTAATGCTGCTCTCCCAGCGGAGGAAATGACCCCGGGAGGAGGAGTTGAGCGGTTgcttcagatccccagcacttaCTCACAAGCTGGGTGCAAGCATCTGCAGCCCTAGAACCGAGGGGGAGACGGGCAGATGACCGGCGCTCACTGGCACAGCCAGTACAGCCATTTGGCAGGCTTCAGGTTCGGCGAGAGACCCTGTCATTAAAAGAAAGCAAGGTGATCAACGGAGGAAGACAGCTgctgtcaacctctggcttccacatatgTGTGAGCATGTATACGTATGTTCAGAGCACTGCATGAACACATTCACATACGTGACAATTTGTACAGATTTCTTTGGCTTAAGAACATCTTCTCAAGGCTAGCCAAGGGCCTGAAGCTTCTCAGACTAGCTCAAAATATGCCAGACATACACGAGGGTGCCATATTTTCATCCACTGAGCTCATCATTGCCCTGATGTGTCCTGAGCCCCAACCTCCCACAGACTGAACCCCTCTGTCCACTACTTGCCCTAATAATACTCTGTGTGTAATGTAGTCCTTGTCAGAGTGTCACTTTCACAGAATCTTGCTGCCTGCTCCCACACCTCATTGGAGATCGGATGGGCTGAAATGAAAATGTCACCACACACACCAGTCATTGCCTTGGAGACAAGGTCGGCTTGTTGAGTTTCTATTGGGGACCACGTGGTCCTTTCTGGCAGTTATATCCATGAACTTCAATGCCCACCAATGGCTGAGGACGGTTATCCCAGATCTTCAGAAGAGGAAACCAGGTGAGGAAAGTTGGCGCTGTGGAGCAGTAGAACTGGAATCTGCTTCGAGGACTTTCTCACGAAAGACCTTGTGAAACAGGACCACACCTGCCTGTCCTTTGTTCACGATGCTCATGAGGGAGGTGAGCGCAGAGGCCACAGCCACTCTGCCAAGACACTAATTATTGTATCACCCTTCGCACAATTAAAACTCCGACAAGCAGCTAGCATGCTACAGGAGGTTCCGTGGCCTGAGTCCCTTTTATTGTTCCCACAGTGCCATTTACACAGTGATTTGGCCATGTGTTCACCCCAGTAAGGGCCTGCATGTCCATATCCAAGATGTCATGGCTCAGGAAGCAGTGATGTTCGGGATGCTCACTCACTGGCTCCTGAGGAAAGCGTTGCTTCTGGGTTGGGAGTCCCAAGCAGGCTGGCTCCTAGACCATCAGCTCATCTGATGCTGTCTCGACATGTTTTCTCCAGGGTTGAAACCAACAGGGTGGCTGTAGCCAAGATTCAGTACCAAGGTATTAATTGTTAGATTCTCATCGTAAACCAGGTTACAGAAATGTCAAAAGCAGAGAGGTAGTACTTAAAAATAGTTCAAATCTTAGGTTTTACATAAGACccagttcttcctcctcctcctcctcctcctcctcttccttctcctcctcttcctcttcctttaatACTGGGGGGACTGGGggactggggactgaactcagggtctcACATACATACCCTAGGAGAGGAGTCTGTCATAGAATTATATCCCCAGCCctcttttgactttttaaattttgagatagtctcaccAAATTGCCCAGACTGACGTTGAACTTTTGGGCCTCCTGCCTCAAGCTCCAGAGTGGCTGAAATTACAGACTTGTGAtaacctttatttatttacatgtatttgCATGTACATTCATGTGCATGTTCAGGAGAGTGCGTGCACACAGATAAGGAACATATGGAGATTAGTTAGCTTGGTGTTTTCCTCCAGAGCTGTCTGCATTGTTTGTTTTGCGACAGGGTTTCTCACCAGGACCCGGAGCTGTGCAGTTCTGCTAGGTTGGCTAACACAGGCCTCTAAAACTTAACTTTAAACATAACTTTGGCTGTGGTGGGTAGAATTAATCCTTTTGGAATTAAGAGCACCTTACAGAGGTGTGGAGCTGAAATACCCATTAGTGTCTGATGCAACCACGAAGGCCATGTTTATTGCTGTGTCACAAGGATAACAGTCAACACCTAATTCTCCGATGCCACCCCAGATCATCTGAGGAGTAGAGTGTGCCCGTGTGTGCACACATAGTTCATCTGAGGTCCTCCTTCATCATATGTTTGCGtctgtaaattttttttatcaattgcTGTGACTTTTttgataataacaataacaaaataacatgATGGTGCATTGCAGGAAACTTAGAGAATATAGAGAAGCATAAAGGAAATAAGAATCTATAAGAATTTATAAGCCTACCATTTAAATAAGTATTCAGAAAAATCtggtatttctttgtgtgtgtgtgtgtccatgtgtgtccatTTGCATGTGTTGTATAGATCTGAGCACACAAAAACACAACTGTAATCTTAACATTTGCACACTTTTATGTCCTGATTTCACACATCATTCCCACATCACATATACTAGCTGTGACTATTTGCAGCCTGAACACATGGTTTGAGAGTACAGCTACCATCTCACTACGCTGTGGCTGTTGGTGGTCTCAACATGCTCATTAGCCTAGCTTTGAAATAGATAGCATCTTCTGggcgtagtggcacatgcctataatcccagcactcagggaggcagaggcaggaggatctctgtgagtttgaggccagctggtcaaAAAAGTGAGTCTAAggcagccaaggcaacacagagaaaccctgtcttgaaaaaaaaaaaagagaagaaaagaaaaacccaaaaacgagaaaaaaaagaaagaaaaagaaaagaaaagaaaaaaaaaaaagaaatagatgctGACTACAAGCCTGTGTTATGTTCAGATTCTCACACAGAGCTCAACCATAGCCCACAGGGCCGTCTCTTGTGTAAGAGTCTTAGTATTTTCTTAGGCCCATTCGACCTTGATCTCTTAGGAGCAGTCAGTTCTGTCTGGGCTGGTGGCTTCAACGATGTGCACACTTCCTTTTGGAATGAGCCCAGGTTAATGGTCAGATCTGAAGAGGGCACCAAGAAATCCATGTCAAAGGCCTTAGCCTCTTATCTCACTCAAATAGGGAATGATAAAAATTCAGTTCTGAAGGTCTAGTTTTCTCCTCTGAAAACCAGAGCACCGTGCTGCTTGGAGCTATTCCTCCAAAACAGCTGCAGGAAGTTACTCCATGGCCCAGTTAAACAGGGCAGGCTATGAATGAAGATGAATGAAGAATTAAGAATtcctgacagctttttttttttcctagccacCTGAGAACAGATGAGGCAGATGCTAAGTTACTTCTGTTTCTCGGCCCCATCTTGTGAACTATGACAACAGCTCATGACCCTGAACGGAGATGCTCAAAAATCACTCTATTTCCACCTAGTGGCGGTAGTGAAGTATTTCTCCTGGGCTTCATTTGATTAACTGGTGGCCTTttgtgttcacgtgtgtgtagCATTGGAACACAGTGTGTGATTTCACTTACAGACACCCTGGTTGCTCTTGGTGTAGGGAGATGCACCTATCACAAGGTTCGTTATCCTATTTATAGTCGTTCTTAAGGGCATTAAGTATCAGTGGCCTAGCACAGGCagctgataggaaaaaaaaagagcgaAGAGCCACGTTAAAGAAATTATAACATGGGCTATCCACGGTAAGCCATGTTTAGACAGTTAGTGCCTGGCAAGATAAATTTAGAAAGCAGAATACCTAAGCACAAAGTGGGCTCTGTGTAAAGTGACTGCTCTTGTTTTATTTCCTGCACACGTCCACAGTTATGAGATTGCATATTCGGGTCCAGTAGGTGCTGAGTGGAGCCTGGACTTAGTCACATGTACTAATCCATTGCTGGTGTCAGTGATTAGGACTGCTATTCAGATCCAGCAGGTCCGGAGCAGGCCTAGGTCTATTCACGCCTACTGCTTCCTTACTGGTCCGGGGACCATGCTCCAGATAGCAAGGCTTCGAAAGATGACCCAACCCACCCGTGTGACCCTGCCCCAGAGGCCATTCCCACTCCAGGGCATCAAGGTTTACATTATACTCCTATGTTGGCCTCTGACTATATCTTTACATGAGGATATGATTAGCTCTCCTGGCCCGTGCATTCCACATACAGACATCTGCATGTCTGTGACTgtagataaaaaatatttaaaaaaggaatCTCTATTCAACATCTATgcatgtatatttttttcttgtcactCTTCCCTAAACAACACAATATAAttcttgttttttatattttaacaccATACTTTATTTCAGGCATAACAACCTGGTTTCCATTTTAAATAACATAACACTATAACAGAATGATTTGATAAGAGTTTTAAATAGGAGTTGGGAAAGGGAGAATCCCTCTGCAaaaccaaatttttaaaaattgccttTTGTAAGTGGGCAAATGGGACATATGTATTCAAGGACCAGTTAGTTACCACGCATTCCTACTGTACGTGTGgtcaatggaactgaaaagccCAAACCCAATATCACATGTCATATTCTTTTGGACTGTAACGATGGTTCTTGCCAGAAAGTTGAATTTAAGTATCTGCCacgagtaaagaaaaaaaaaaaaaaaaaacatggtgggGAATCAAAGCTAGGAAACAAAATTAGCTTTGGAGACTTGTGTCCTTGTGCCTATGTCCTACCCTCTTTATCACCTAATATAAACCTTTTTGtcttctttctaatttttatacTGTATTTACACTTACTTCTG includes:
- the Fabp5 gene encoding fatty acid-binding protein 5 isoform X1, translating into MASLKDLEGKWRLSESQGFEEYMKELGVGLALRKMGAMAKPDCIITCDGNNITIKTESTLKTTQFSCALGEKFDETTADGRKTQTVCTFKDGALVQHQQWDGKESTITRKLKDGKLVVDCVMNNVTCTRVYEKVE
- the Fabp5 gene encoding fatty acid-binding protein 5 isoform X2, which gives rise to MASLKDLEGKWRLSESQGFEEYMKELDGLHLQRRRPGPAPAVGRQGEHNNKETEGWEVGGGLCHEQCHLYSGL